The Klebsiella africana sequence TTCCAGTACGGATCCGGGATCGGACGACCCATGCGCGCGGCTTCGGCGATCTTCTCGTTATAGCCCGCCAGGTTACGCACGCCCAGCGCCGACATCAGCTTGTAGCGGCGCTCCATTTCATTGACGCTCCAGCGCAGCGCATTGGCGGCGTCTTTCATGTCGGTGACCACTTCCGTCAGCAGATGCGGAATACCTTCATAGACCGACAGCTCGAGCATTTTCGGGTCAATCATGATGAAACGCACATCTTCCGGCTGCGCCTTATAGAGCATGCTGAGGATCATGGCGTTCACACCGACTGACTTACCGGAACCGGTGGTACCGGCCACCAGCAGATGCGGCATTTTCGCCAGATCGGCTACTACCGGGTCGCCAGCGATGTCTTTACCCAGCACCACGGTGAGCGGTGATGGGTTATCACGGAACTTGGCGTTGTCGAGCACTTCACGCAGGTAGACGGTCTGGCGTTTTTTATTCGGCAGCTCAAGCCCGACATACGGTTTGCCCGGGATCACCTCCACGACGCGCACCGCAACCGTGGACAGTGAACGCGCCAGATCCCGTGACAGGTTAGAGATACGCGCGGCCTTAACGCCAGGCGCGAGATTCAGTTCGAAACGGGTAATCACCGGCCCCGGCGAGTAGTTGACGACATCTGCTTTAATGCGGAAATCGGCCAGACGCGCCTCCACCAGGCGCGCCATCTGCTCAAGAGCAAAGGTATCCACCGGTTCGACTTCGCTCGGCGGTGGGGTTAACAGATCCAGAGACGGCAATGGCGTAGTCGGTCTTTGCAGCGGACGGCTATCGCCATTACGCATCAGCAGTGGGTGGATCAGGCTCTCCTGCGGCGCAGGTGCGGCAGGCTGATGCCCCTGCGGAACAACCTGTTGCTGCGGCACGGGCTGCGGCGCAGTCTGGTAAGGCTGTGGCGGCACTGGCTGATGGTGTACCGGCTGGTGCTGCGCAGGTTGATAACCCTGCTGCGGAGCGGCGGCAGGTTGTTGATGATGATGCTGGGCCGGTTGCGGTGGCTGGACCTCCGGCATCGGCGTAAACAACGGCTCACTCGGTCCGTCATTGACCAGCGTTTTCATCGGCGAGAATTCATAATCCGCCGGCGAAAACGGGTTGGCCCCAGGCGGCTGCTCAGTAGCGTAGCGCTGCTGCTGGGTAGCGGCAAACTGACGCGCCAGCTCCGCTTCCGCCGCGTTGTTGGCATCATCGTCATCAGTTGCGTTATCGTCTTCCCAGCGATGGCCATAGCGCTGCTGCTGGGTGGCGGCGAACTGGCGAGCCAGTTCATCCTGCTCCATAGCATCTGCTTCTTCATCCGAGAGCAGCTCATCATCGTAATGCGGGTCACGCTCCGCCTGACGCGCACGCTGTTCGGCTTCCCGCTGCGACGGTAGCTTGATGCCGTAGGAGGCCAGCTCACGACGCGTCGGGACACGAACGCGGTTTGGACGCGGTAGTTTTGGCCCAATGCCTTCTTTCACCTGAACCCGCGGTCCGCTGGACGCCGGGCTAAATAATGGCGCAGACGCAGCGGACGCGGCTGTCGCCGCTGTGGCTGCCGCTGCGCCACCGCTGGCTGCGGTTGCCTGATGCACTCCTGCTGCTACCGCAGAAACCACGGTTGACTCCACCGGCGGTTTGGACGGAGCGGCAGGCGACGTTAATGGTTTGGTGGCGATCGGACTTTCCGGCTCCGGGATAGGCTGATACCAGGAAGCCAGCAGCTCGCGTTCACGTGCCCGCTTCTCTTCCACTTCCTCGAAGTAATAGAGCGGCGGACGTTTCACTTCCTCCTGCACAACCTCGGGCTCTGGTTCCGCTACAGGTACCGGCGCGGGTTCAGGCTGATACGTCTGCAGCGCGGGCTGACCGGCATGCGGATCGTAAGCTGGCTGCTGGTATGGCGCAGGTTCAGGCTGATACGTCTGCGGCGCGGGCTGACCGGCATGCGGATCGTAAGCTGGCTGCTGGTATGGCGCAGGTTCAGGCTGATACGTCTGCGGCACTGGCTGGCCGGCATGCGGATCGTAACCAGGCTGCTGGAATGGCGCGGATTCAGGCTGATACGCCTGCGGCGCGGGCTGCCCGGCATACGGATCGTAAGCCGGCTGCTGGACTGGCACAGGTTCAGGCTGATACGCCTGCGGCGCGGGCTGCCCGGCATACGGATCGTAAGCCGGCTGCTGGACTGGCACAGGTTCAGGCTGATACGCCTGCGGCACGGGCTGCCCGGCATACGGATCGTAAGCCGGTTGCTGGAATGGCGCAGGTTCAGGCTGATACGCCTGCGGCGCGGGCTGCCCGGCATACGGATCGTAAGCTGGCTGCTGGACTGGCGCAGGCTGAGGCTGATACGCCTGTGTTAAAGGTTGTCCGGTAAGTGGGTCGTAAGTCTGCGGCGCAGGTTGACCAACTGGAGGCTGCTGGTAAGCAGCCTGCTGGAACGGGACGGGATCTGGCTGGTACGCCGGCTGCGGCGGATAGCTAGCTTCCGGCTGGTAAACCGGCGCTGCGCCCTGATGGCCCGCAGGTGACTCCGCCCACGCCTGCGGCGCGGCAGTCGCTGCCGCCGCTGCGCCCACCGGCTCAGCGATACTATGACCGTTCAGCAACGGATCGTAAGGGTCGAAATCGCCCGGACGCGTAGCGCTGGCGCCGGAGAACAACACATCATCCTCTGCGGGACGCGCGGCGCTGGCACCGGAAAACAGTACATCATCGGCGGCTACAGGCGCCCCGCTGGTGCTGTATTGCACCGCCTCTTCCCCATCATCCATTCGTTTGCCGGAGAAAAGCGCAGCATCGGTTTTACGCCCCATAGGGTTGGTAAATTTCTCGGCCAGACGCTTACGTCGTGCCAGGGCGCTGCGTAAAATACGGGCGCGACGCGACTCCTGGGGGGTTGCCGCCTCTTCGTCGTCGTACTCTTCCTCGTCGTCTTCGTATTCGCCTTCATCGACCCAGGTATCATCCCGACGAGTACGGTTGCTGGCAAAGGTGAGGACGGACAGGATGCCGCCGCCCAGTTTTTCCGCAATGCTGACCCACGACCAGCCGGTGAACAGCGTCAGGCCGGCCGCCCAGATGCACAACAGGGCGATGGTGCCGCCGCTGCTGTGCAGCAGGGGTTGCAGCGTGGTGCTCAGCAGGCTGCCGATCACCCCGCCGGAGGCGAAGTACCAGATATCATCAGCGTTAATCGCCGCCAGACCACAGGAGGTCAGGATCAGGGCTAACGCTCCGATGAGACGCAGGGAAACGGCGAAATAATCAATATATTCGTCGTTTTCCTGGTGTCGCCAGGCAAACCAGCACCCGCCGATAATGATCACCGGGATGGTGTAGGCCATGACGCCAAAGATGAAAAAGAGCGTATCGGCCAGCCATGCGCCGGGAGCACCGCCTAAATTATGAATAGGCTCATGCCATGCCGTCTGCGACCAACTGGGGTCCGAGGGGTTAAAGCTCAGTAGTGCCGCCATCAGCCAGATGGCGAAGAGGGAGCAAAGGATGAGCATCGCCTCAAGGAGTCGGCGCCCGCTGCTGAGTTTGGTTAGTTTGACTTCTTTGTCTTCGGTGTATTCCTGGCTCAAGAAAGGCTCTCCAGGTATCAGGCTGTTTCCTGCCTGCTGCTAAAACGGACAACAGCGCCGGGTCTCCCCGGCACTGTTGCTGTATGGATTAACAGGAGTGTAATCAAACTACGTCGATTTTGCACCTGTTCCGTGTTAGCGCGTCTTAATCACCAGACGATTACTTTGCTTGACTTCTTCCATCACCACATAGGTACGGGTGTCGTTAACGCCCGGCAGGCGCAGCAAGGTCTCACCCAGTAATTTACGATACGCTGACATATCCGGTACGCGGGTTTTCAACAGATAGTCGAAATCACCGGAAACCAGATGACACTCTTGAATTTCTTCAAGTTTTTGCACTGCGGCGTTAAATTGCTCAAACACATCCGGTGCGCCACGATTCAGAGTAATCTCAACAAATACCAGAAGTGATGCGTCCAGATAATGCGGGTTGAGCAGCGCCGTATAGCCCTGAATAAAACCCTGTCTTTCAAGACGACGCACACGCTCAAGGCAAGGCGTCGGAGAAAGTCCCACCCGTTTAGAAAGCTCGACGTTAGAAATTCGCCCATCTTTTTGCAATTCATTCAGGATGTTACGATCAATGCGGTCGAGATCTTTGCCAGGGCGCTTCTTGCTATCTACCATTATTATTGTCTCTCTGTATTCCTTCCCTACTCCTGTTCCGGCTCTGTGCCTTCACTGCCAGAGCCCATCCTGTTATTACCCGCGTACGACATTGGGTAACCCAGGGGTACGTGAGAAGCCCGTTGCCTGACGGCAGTCACCGACATCACGCATGGCGTCTGTCCACACCATGCGTAGATTTCGTTAACCCGGATAAAAATGGCATTTGCGTGCATGAAAATTCGCCGCACGCTAAATACTGCTTTTCTTCTTCCTTGAATGTTTTCGCAAAAGCACAGGGGATTGTCAAAGCAAAACATCGATTTTTAGTACAAGATGCCAGATATTCATCATCCACCCTGGTTGATTCTCATTTTTTCATCTTATAATTGTCCCGTCGACAGTAGAAATAGTTATATTCCTTGACGGGAAAATCACCAATTCATCGGTCGCTTCTATTGCACACATCGTTAACAAAATCGCTGTGCTCTTTTTTTACGACAACAAATTCCCTACAATCCCAGCCCAATGTATGCCAATTATTATGGGGATCTCATGGGCACAGCCAAACACAGTAAACTGCTTATCCTTGGTTCTGGACCTGCGGGATACACCGCGGCGGTCTATGCCGCACGCGCCAACCTGCA is a genomic window containing:
- the ftsK gene encoding DNA translocase FtsK is translated as MSQEYTEDKEVKLTKLSSGRRLLEAMLILCSLFAIWLMAALLSFNPSDPSWSQTAWHEPIHNLGGAPGAWLADTLFFIFGVMAYTIPVIIIGGCWFAWRHQENDEYIDYFAVSLRLIGALALILTSCGLAAINADDIWYFASGGVIGSLLSTTLQPLLHSSGGTIALLCIWAAGLTLFTGWSWVSIAEKLGGGILSVLTFASNRTRRDDTWVDEGEYEDDEEEYDDEEAATPQESRRARILRSALARRKRLAEKFTNPMGRKTDAALFSGKRMDDGEEAVQYSTSGAPVAADDVLFSGASAARPAEDDVLFSGASATRPGDFDPYDPLLNGHSIAEPVGAAAAATAAPQAWAESPAGHQGAAPVYQPEASYPPQPAYQPDPVPFQQAAYQQPPVGQPAPQTYDPLTGQPLTQAYQPQPAPVQQPAYDPYAGQPAPQAYQPEPAPFQQPAYDPYAGQPVPQAYQPEPVPVQQPAYDPYAGQPAPQAYQPEPVPVQQPAYDPYAGQPAPQAYQPESAPFQQPGYDPHAGQPVPQTYQPEPAPYQQPAYDPHAGQPAPQTYQPEPAPYQQPAYDPHAGQPALQTYQPEPAPVPVAEPEPEVVQEEVKRPPLYYFEEVEEKRARERELLASWYQPIPEPESPIATKPLTSPAAPSKPPVESTVVSAVAAGVHQATAASGGAAAATAATAASAASAPLFSPASSGPRVQVKEGIGPKLPRPNRVRVPTRRELASYGIKLPSQREAEQRARQAERDPHYDDELLSDEEADAMEQDELARQFAATQQQRYGHRWEDDNATDDDDANNAAEAELARQFAATQQQRYATEQPPGANPFSPADYEFSPMKTLVNDGPSEPLFTPMPEVQPPQPAQHHHQQPAAAPQQGYQPAQHQPVHHQPVPPQPYQTAPQPVPQQQVVPQGHQPAAPAPQESLIHPLLMRNGDSRPLQRPTTPLPSLDLLTPPPSEVEPVDTFALEQMARLVEARLADFRIKADVVNYSPGPVITRFELNLAPGVKAARISNLSRDLARSLSTVAVRVVEVIPGKPYVGLELPNKKRQTVYLREVLDNAKFRDNPSPLTVVLGKDIAGDPVVADLAKMPHLLVAGTTGSGKSVGVNAMILSMLYKAQPEDVRFIMIDPKMLELSVYEGIPHLLTEVVTDMKDAANALRWSVNEMERRYKLMSALGVRNLAGYNEKIAEAARMGRPIPDPYWKPGDSMDAVHPVLEKLPYIVVLVDEFADLMMTVGKKVEELIARLAQKARAAGIHLVLATQRPSVDVITGLIKANIPTRIAFTVSSKIDSRTILDQGGAESLLGMGDMLYSGPNSTTPVRVHGAFVRDQEVHAVVQDWKARGRPQYVDGITSDSESEGGGGGFDGGEELDPLFDQAVSFVTEKRKASISGVQRQFRIGYNRAARIIEQMEAQGIVSEQGHNGNREVLAPPPFE
- the lrp gene encoding leucine-responsive transcriptional regulator Lrp produces the protein MVDSKKRPGKDLDRIDRNILNELQKDGRISNVELSKRVGLSPTPCLERVRRLERQGFIQGYTALLNPHYLDASLLVFVEITLNRGAPDVFEQFNAAVQKLEEIQECHLVSGDFDYLLKTRVPDMSAYRKLLGETLLRLPGVNDTRTYVVMEEVKQSNRLVIKTR